A DNA window from Pedomonas mirosovicensis contains the following coding sequences:
- the ettA gene encoding energy-dependent translational throttle protein EttA, which translates to MSYQYVYVMKNLSKTYPGGKQVLNNITLSFLPGAKIAIIGVNGAGKSTLMKIMGGLDTEYTGEAWAADGARVGYLSQEPELDPTKDVRGNVMDGVRAVADLIERYNEIAAKMGDPGPDDDFDALMTEMGELQEKIDAVDGWTLDNQLEIAMDALRCPPADADVTKLSGGEKRRVALCRLLLEKPDLLLLDEPTNHLDAESVAWLEKHLQEYKGTVILVTHDRYFLDNVVSWVLELDRGRGIPFEGNYSMWLEAKQKRLSQEEREEEAKQKAIADELEWIRSNPKARQAKSKARIKAFDELVKAQSERAPGRAQILIQTPQRLGDTVIEVENLSKAFGDKVLIDNLSFSLPPGGIVGVIGPNGAGKTTLFRMLLGQEQPDAGTIRVGETVQLGYVDQSRDALDPNKTVWEEVSGGNDMFYFGKHQFSTRAYVGAFNFRGPDQQKKVGQLSGGERNRVHMAKMLARGGNVLFLDEPTNDLDVETLRALEEALENFAGCAVVISHDRFFLDRLATHILAFEGDSHVEWFEGNFQAYEEDRVRRLGEEATRPHRITYKKLTR; encoded by the coding sequence ATGAGCTATCAATACGTTTACGTCATGAAAAACTTGTCCAAGACCTACCCGGGCGGGAAACAGGTCTTGAACAACATAACGCTCAGCTTCCTGCCTGGTGCCAAGATTGCCATTATCGGCGTCAACGGTGCGGGTAAGTCGACGCTCATGAAGATCATGGGCGGGCTGGACACGGAATACACCGGCGAGGCCTGGGCCGCCGATGGCGCGCGCGTGGGCTATCTGTCGCAGGAGCCGGAACTCGACCCCACCAAGGACGTGCGCGGCAACGTGATGGACGGCGTGCGCGCGGTGGCCGACCTCATCGAGCGCTACAACGAGATCGCCGCCAAGATGGGCGACCCCGGCCCGGACGACGACTTCGACGCGCTCATGACCGAAATGGGCGAGCTGCAGGAAAAGATCGACGCGGTGGATGGCTGGACGCTCGACAACCAGTTGGAAATCGCCATGGACGCGCTGCGCTGCCCGCCGGCGGACGCAGACGTGACCAAGCTTTCGGGCGGTGAGAAGCGCCGCGTGGCGCTGTGCCGCCTGCTCTTGGAAAAGCCGGACCTCTTGCTGCTCGATGAGCCGACCAACCACCTGGACGCGGAATCCGTGGCGTGGCTGGAAAAGCATCTTCAGGAATACAAGGGCACGGTGATCCTCGTCACCCACGACCGCTACTTCCTCGATAATGTGGTCTCCTGGGTGCTGGAGCTGGATCGCGGCCGGGGCATTCCGTTCGAGGGCAACTACTCGATGTGGCTGGAGGCCAAGCAGAAGCGCCTGTCGCAGGAAGAGCGCGAGGAAGAGGCCAAGCAGAAGGCGATCGCGGACGAGCTGGAGTGGATCCGCTCCAACCCGAAGGCGCGTCAGGCCAAGTCCAAGGCGCGTATCAAGGCGTTCGACGAGTTGGTGAAGGCGCAGAGCGAACGCGCGCCGGGCCGGGCGCAGATCCTCATCCAGACGCCGCAGCGCCTGGGCGATACGGTAATCGAGGTGGAAAACCTCTCCAAGGCGTTCGGCGACAAGGTGCTGATCGACAACCTGTCGTTCAGCCTGCCGCCGGGCGGCATCGTCGGCGTCATCGGCCCCAACGGCGCGGGCAAGACCACGCTGTTCCGCATGCTGCTGGGCCAGGAACAGCCGGATGCGGGCACCATCCGCGTCGGTGAGACGGTGCAGCTGGGCTATGTGGACCAGAGCCGCGACGCGCTCGACCCCAATAAGACGGTGTGGGAAGAGGTCTCCGGCGGGAACGACATGTTCTACTTCGGCAAGCACCAGTTCTCGACCCGCGCTTACGTCGGCGCGTTCAACTTCCGGGGCCCCGACCAGCAGAAGAAGGTGGGCCAGCTTTCGGGCGGTGAGCGCAACCGCGTGCACATGGCCAAGATGCTGGCGCGGGGCGGCAACGTGCTGTTCCTCGACGAGCCGACCAACGACCTGGACGTGGAAACCCTGCGCGCGCTGGAAGAGGCGCTGGAGAATTTCGCGGGCTGCGCCGTGGTCATCAGCCACGATCGCTTCTTCCTCGATCGTCTGGCCACCCACATCCTCGCCTTCGAGGGCGACAGCCATGTGGAGTGGTTCGAGGGCAACTTCCAGGCCTATGAGGAGGACCGTGTGCGCCGTCTGGGCGAGGAAGCGACCCGTCCGCACCGCATCACGTATAAGAAGCTGACCCGCTAA
- a CDS encoding M20/M25/M40 family metallo-hydrolase yields the protein MRNHILPALGALLLGVSSVAVTAAPAVAASPAAQSPDAVAQALAAKALASDLPMQIVTDLTTELGPRLAGTAAEKRAADWAKARLEKLGFENVRLEPFTMAGWLRGEEKAEITGPTPQPLVVTALGTSVATPPEGIEAEVVIFKRYADLLDAPAGSLKGKIALVAEQTVRVQDGSGYGAAGQIRRSGASEAAKRGAVAYMIRSLGTHDHRFPHTGSQTYQDGVTKIPAAALSPPDVEQIERLAAKGHTVKVKLKLTPSNPGTVTSQNVIAEVKGREKPDEIILIGAHLDSWDLGTGAIDDGAGVAIVTTAAKLIRDLPQRPKRTIRVVLFGAEEYGLLGAKAYAEAHKAEMDKHILATEADFGQGPVYAFNTRVADPKHPSIVRIQNALTPLGIYRGDNAASGGPDIGPMMQLGVPVVNLALEGSDYFDTHHTPDDTIDRIERKRINQTAAAYVTFTYLAAELDGDYRQKLVAEGQGTATGSN from the coding sequence ATGCGAAATCATATCTTACCTGCTCTCGGCGCCCTGCTTCTGGGCGTCAGTTCCGTGGCGGTGACGGCCGCCCCGGCCGTGGCGGCAAGCCCGGCCGCTCAGTCGCCCGACGCTGTTGCCCAAGCCCTGGCGGCCAAGGCGCTGGCCAGCGACCTGCCGATGCAGATCGTCACCGACCTGACCACCGAACTCGGCCCGCGCCTGGCCGGCACTGCCGCCGAGAAGCGCGCTGCCGACTGGGCCAAGGCCCGGCTGGAGAAGCTCGGCTTCGAAAACGTGCGGCTCGAGCCCTTCACCATGGCCGGCTGGCTGCGCGGCGAGGAAAAGGCCGAGATCACCGGCCCGACGCCCCAGCCGCTTGTCGTGACCGCGCTTGGCACCAGCGTTGCCACCCCGCCGGAGGGCATCGAGGCCGAAGTGGTGATCTTCAAGCGCTACGCTGACCTCCTCGACGCTCCGGCAGGCTCGCTGAAGGGCAAGATCGCGCTCGTCGCCGAACAGACCGTGCGCGTGCAGGATGGCAGCGGCTACGGCGCGGCCGGCCAGATTCGCCGCAGCGGCGCATCCGAGGCCGCCAAGCGCGGCGCGGTGGCCTACATGATCCGCTCGCTCGGCACGCACGACCACCGTTTCCCGCACACCGGCTCGCAAACCTACCAGGATGGCGTGACCAAGATTCCGGCCGCCGCCCTTTCCCCGCCGGACGTGGAGCAGATCGAGCGCCTCGCCGCCAAGGGCCACACGGTCAAGGTGAAGCTGAAGCTCACCCCCAGCAACCCCGGCACCGTGACCAGCCAGAACGTCATTGCCGAGGTCAAGGGCCGCGAGAAGCCGGATGAGATCATCCTCATCGGCGCGCACCTCGACAGCTGGGATCTGGGCACCGGCGCGATCGACGACGGCGCGGGCGTCGCCATCGTCACCACTGCCGCCAAGCTGATCCGCGACCTGCCGCAGCGGCCCAAGCGCACCATCCGTGTCGTTCTGTTCGGCGCGGAGGAATACGGCCTGCTCGGCGCCAAGGCCTATGCCGAGGCGCACAAGGCTGAAATGGACAAGCACATCCTCGCCACCGAGGCGGACTTTGGCCAGGGCCCGGTCTACGCCTTCAACACCCGCGTGGCGGACCCCAAGCATCCGTCCATCGTCCGCATCCAGAATGCCCTGACCCCGCTTGGCATCTACCGGGGCGACAACGCCGCCTCGGGTGGTCCGGACATCGGCCCGATGATGCAGCTGGGCGTGCCAGTGGTGAACCTGGCGCTGGAGGGGAGCGATTACTTCGATACCCACCACACGCCGGACGACACGATTGATCGCATCGAGCGCAAGCGCATCAATCAGACGGCCGCGGCCTACGTGACCTTCACCTACCTGGCCGCCGAGCTGGATGGCGACTACCGCCAGAAGCTGGTGGCCGAGGGCCAGGGCACCGCGACCGGCAGCAACTAA
- a CDS encoding cupin domain-containing protein yields the protein MTGKCRKGAVFNPSQCLETVTAADGPRFLVDYGLGGTAKLGVIRLQADGRENMWERHPQGDELLIILAGRLTMTMKSEGCEGGLADYPLGPGDVLFVPRGVPHAAELHTEEVQILFLSPVQGTEVWHEVVARVG from the coding sequence ATGACAGGCAAGTGCAGGAAAGGAGCCGTATTCAACCCGAGCCAATGTCTGGAGACCGTCACGGCAGCGGACGGTCCGCGTTTTCTGGTGGACTACGGACTCGGTGGAACGGCGAAACTTGGCGTGATCCGGCTGCAAGCGGATGGGCGTGAGAACATGTGGGAACGCCATCCGCAGGGCGACGAGTTGCTGATCATCCTTGCGGGCCGCCTTACGATGACCATGAAAAGCGAGGGATGCGAGGGCGGTCTGGCAGACTATCCGCTCGGGCCGGGGGATGTGCTGTTTGTGCCCCGAGGCGTACCGCACGCGGCAGAGTTACATACGGAAGAGGTCCAGATCCTGTTCCTGTCGCCGGTCCAAGGAACCGAGGTCTGGCACGAAGTGGTCGCAAGGGTAGGCTGA
- a CDS encoding TetR/AcrR family transcriptional regulator, which translates to MSAGPVDTNPRKLPRQARARATVDMLLEATAQVLLNHGYEHATTARIADRAGVSIGSLYQYFPNKEALIAALIERHTERIVAAVAQALADPAAAPLEEGLRSLVRVGLDTHRIAPALHKILAEQVPRVGRMAEVMDTSRRITQLIEAYLCKHAAQLPPDRDPALEAQLLETTLEALCHMVVIQRPDLLATRVIEQEILRILAACIGLPAPAPSTSPR; encoded by the coding sequence ATGAGTGCGGGCCCGGTTGACACCAATCCCAGAAAACTGCCTCGACAGGCCCGTGCCCGAGCTACAGTTGACATGCTTTTGGAGGCCACCGCTCAGGTTTTGCTCAACCACGGCTACGAGCACGCCACGACCGCCCGCATCGCCGACCGGGCAGGGGTGAGTATTGGCTCGCTCTACCAGTATTTCCCCAATAAGGAGGCCCTGATTGCCGCGCTGATCGAGCGCCACACCGAGCGGATCGTAGCGGCGGTTGCACAGGCCCTTGCGGACCCGGCCGCCGCACCTTTGGAGGAAGGGCTGCGCTCGCTCGTGCGCGTTGGGCTCGATACCCATCGTATCGCCCCGGCGCTCCACAAGATCTTGGCCGAACAGGTGCCGCGGGTCGGTCGCATGGCCGAGGTCATGGATACCAGTCGCCGCATCACACAGCTGATCGAAGCCTATTTGTGCAAACACGCGGCACAGTTGCCACCCGACCGCGACCCAGCGCTTGAGGCCCAGCTGCTTGAGACGACCCTCGAAGCGCTTTGCCACATGGTCGTCATTCAGCGGCCCGACCTGCTAGCAACCAGAGTTATCGAGCAGGAAATTCTGCGCATCCTCGCCGCCTGTATCGGCCTGCCCGCGCCAGCGCCATCCACGAGTCCACGTTGA